In Streptomyces violaceusniger Tu 4113, one DNA window encodes the following:
- a CDS encoding GntR family transcriptional regulator encodes MAPAEGLHAARSRGRNTRQLVHEVLRSRIVGLELEPGSAVSENDLAAELGVSRTPVRESLILLADEGLVDIYPQMGTFVSRIRERDVASAQFIREALECAALREAVENATARDVAELRVLLTAQEEADRHSDMQGFFQLDEEFHARLMAVSGHASAWPVVSQAKAQLDRARRLSLPMTQQMSLLIGQHREVVDLLEEGDLDRADGALRSHLRLVFSDVEKIRAKHPELFSDEDAPLRPRRDSARRTASRGDG; translated from the coding sequence CGGCAACTGGTCCATGAGGTGCTGCGTTCGCGCATCGTCGGCCTGGAGCTGGAGCCCGGCTCCGCCGTCTCGGAGAACGACCTGGCGGCCGAGCTCGGGGTCAGCCGCACCCCCGTCCGCGAGTCCCTGATCCTGCTCGCCGACGAGGGACTGGTCGACATCTACCCCCAGATGGGGACGTTCGTCTCGCGCATCCGGGAGCGCGATGTCGCCTCCGCCCAGTTCATCCGGGAGGCGCTGGAGTGCGCCGCGCTGCGGGAGGCCGTGGAGAACGCCACCGCGCGGGATGTGGCGGAGCTGCGGGTGCTGCTCACCGCGCAGGAGGAGGCCGACCGCCACTCCGATATGCAGGGCTTCTTCCAACTGGACGAGGAGTTCCACGCCCGGCTGATGGCCGTCAGCGGACACGCCTCGGCCTGGCCGGTCGTCAGCCAGGCCAAGGCCCAACTGGACCGAGCCCGCAGGCTGTCACTACCCATGACCCAGCAGATGTCCCTGCTCATCGGCCAGCACCGGGAGGTGGTCGACCTGCTGGAAGAGGGCGATCTGGACCGGGCCGACGGGGCGCTGCGCTCCCATCTGCGGCTGGTCTTCAGCGATGTGGAGAAGATCCGCGCCAAGCACCCGGAGCTCTTCAGCGACGAGGACGCCCCCCTCAGGCCGCGCCGCGACAGCGCCCGGCGCACCGCCTCCCGGGGAGACGGCTGA
- a CDS encoding DinB family protein: MTTSPRIRPPRTADERAQLLGWLDMQRAVISWKCEGLSEADAHRSFLPTSPQMTLAGLVSHMRWVEHLWFEIVLLGRPAEGPRFDEDVEDADMRVEGVPLAQLLKDYAQQCEVSNEIIAAHALDDTGRHPDFNATSTSLRWILFHMIEETARHAGHMDTIRELVDGEKGYY; encoded by the coding sequence ATGACGACATCACCGCGCATCCGTCCTCCCCGCACCGCCGATGAGCGCGCCCAACTGCTGGGCTGGCTCGATATGCAGCGTGCCGTCATCTCGTGGAAGTGCGAGGGCCTGTCCGAGGCGGACGCCCACCGGTCCTTCCTGCCGACCTCGCCTCAGATGACCCTGGCCGGGCTCGTTTCCCATATGCGCTGGGTGGAACACCTGTGGTTCGAGATCGTCCTCCTCGGCCGCCCGGCCGAGGGCCCCCGGTTCGACGAGGACGTCGAGGATGCCGATATGAGGGTCGAGGGCGTCCCGCTCGCCCAGCTCCTCAAGGACTACGCGCAGCAGTGCGAGGTGTCCAACGAGATCATCGCGGCCCACGCCCTGGACGACACCGGCCGCCACCCGGACTTCAACGCCACCTCCACCAGTCTGCGCTGGATCCTCTTCCACATGATCGAGGAAACCGCCCGCCACGCGGGCCATATGGACACCATCCGGGAACTCGTCGACGGCGAGAAGGGCTACTACTGA
- a CDS encoding MerR family transcriptional regulator, which translates to MRIGELSERTGTPRRLLRYYEEQKLILPDRCANGYRSYDERLVDRVLQIRGLLDAGLPTRIIKQILPCLDKPRRIHFSDATPEMIATLENERDRMSQRIECLTRNRDAISEYLDAVLGNKTAG; encoded by the coding sequence ATGCGCATCGGAGAGCTCTCGGAGCGCACCGGCACACCGCGCCGGTTGCTGCGCTACTACGAGGAGCAGAAGCTGATCCTGCCCGACCGCTGTGCGAACGGCTACCGCTCGTACGACGAGCGTCTCGTCGACCGGGTGCTGCAGATCAGGGGGCTGCTCGACGCGGGGCTTCCGACCCGGATCATCAAGCAGATCCTGCCGTGCCTCGACAAGCCCCGCCGCATTCACTTCTCCGACGCCACACCGGAAATGATCGCCACGCTGGAGAACGAGCGCGACCGCATGAGCCAGCGCATCGAGTGCCTGACCCGCAACCGGGACGCGATCTCCGAGTACCTTGACGCCGTGCTCGGCAACAAGACCGCCGGCTGA
- a CDS encoding sulfatase-like hydrolase/transferase, which translates to MSRQSSSHQRSETDKGTTERAPTQGPTPEPPPQADPEATPDLPAQRQDDTGERDEVPDQEVSSVHNTAAAPKGWRAKYPAVARTVAWTATGLSLALVFLALLLPTQLSLIEPSAFMRIPVEAVFGATLLLMLPSPARRVVAVLAGVVLGALTILNLLDIGFNEFLGRGFNVVLDWILLDDAQSYVKDAFGETAATAAVIGVVVLAIAVLVLMGLAVLRISDVMARNSAVATRTTLVLGTVWVMCAALGVQVAGAPFASRSTTALVQDRAERVRKTLNDEREFAKVAAVDTYGDTPGDQLLTGLRGKDMMFTFIESYGRSAIEDPAIAPGVDKTLKNATKRLNKAGFASKSGWLTSATYGGSSWLGHSTFLTGLWIDNQNRYRTVTAGDHMSLTRAFQRTGAWRTVGIMPGVTKGWPEGKFYGLDHVYDSRDLGYKGPKFSWSTMPDQYTLKAFEHLEHGKKRDKPLMSEIILTSSHQPWAPIPKTIPWSQVGDGSVYKAIQKAGKNPADVFTDPNKVKAEYGKSIQYSVNSLIDYVLKYGNKNTVLVFLGDHQPLSRVSGNNASRDVPVAIVAHDKAVLDRISHWGWEDGLMPGAKAPVWKMSSFRDRFLDAYGPNPGGATAPSSPSTSPKASPEAAPKASAKR; encoded by the coding sequence TTGTCGCGCCAATCGAGCTCTCATCAGCGGTCGGAAACGGACAAGGGAACCACGGAGCGGGCCCCGACACAGGGCCCGACTCCGGAGCCTCCACCTCAGGCTGATCCCGAGGCCACGCCGGATCTCCCCGCCCAGCGGCAGGATGACACCGGGGAGCGGGACGAGGTCCCCGACCAGGAGGTGAGCTCCGTCCACAACACGGCCGCCGCCCCCAAGGGCTGGCGGGCCAAGTACCCCGCCGTGGCACGGACGGTGGCATGGACGGCCACCGGGCTTTCCCTCGCCCTCGTGTTCCTCGCTCTCCTCCTGCCGACCCAGCTCAGCCTCATCGAACCCAGCGCCTTCATGCGCATCCCGGTGGAGGCCGTGTTCGGCGCCACGCTGCTGCTGATGCTGCCGTCGCCGGCCCGGCGGGTGGTGGCGGTGCTCGCCGGGGTGGTCCTCGGCGCGCTGACCATCTTGAACCTGCTCGACATCGGCTTCAACGAGTTCCTCGGCCGTGGGTTCAACGTGGTGCTCGACTGGATACTGCTGGACGACGCCCAGTCGTACGTCAAGGACGCGTTCGGCGAGACGGCCGCCACCGCCGCCGTGATCGGTGTCGTGGTCCTCGCCATCGCGGTGCTCGTCCTGATGGGGCTCGCCGTCCTGCGGATCAGCGACGTCATGGCGCGGAACAGCGCCGTGGCGACTCGTACCACCCTGGTGCTCGGCACCGTCTGGGTCATGTGCGCGGCGCTCGGCGTGCAGGTGGCCGGGGCGCCGTTCGCGTCCCGGAGCACCACCGCGCTCGTCCAGGACCGGGCGGAGCGGGTGCGCAAGACCCTCAATGATGAGCGGGAGTTCGCCAAGGTGGCCGCCGTCGACACCTACGGCGACACCCCCGGCGACCAACTGCTGACCGGGCTGCGCGGCAAGGACATGATGTTCACCTTCATCGAGAGCTACGGCCGCTCGGCCATCGAGGACCCGGCCATCGCGCCCGGTGTGGACAAGACCCTCAAGAACGCCACCAAGCGGCTGAACAAGGCCGGGTTCGCCTCCAAGAGCGGCTGGCTCACCTCGGCCACGTACGGCGGCAGTAGTTGGCTGGGGCACTCGACCTTCCTCACCGGCCTGTGGATCGACAACCAGAACCGCTACCGCACCGTCACCGCGGGCGACCACATGTCCCTCACCCGCGCCTTCCAGCGCACCGGCGCCTGGCGGACGGTCGGCATCATGCCGGGAGTCACCAAGGGCTGGCCGGAGGGGAAGTTCTACGGCCTCGACCACGTCTACGACTCCCGCGACCTCGGCTACAAGGGCCCGAAGTTCAGCTGGTCGACCATGCCCGACCAGTACACCCTCAAGGCGTTCGAGCACCTGGAGCACGGCAAGAAGCGCGACAAGCCGCTGATGTCGGAGATCATCCTGACCTCCAGTCACCAGCCCTGGGCGCCGATCCCCAAGACGATCCCCTGGAGCCAGGTCGGCGACGGCTCGGTCTACAAGGCCATCCAGAAGGCGGGCAAGAATCCCGCGGATGTGTTCACCGACCCCAATAAGGTGAAGGCCGAGTACGGCAAGTCCATCCAGTACTCGGTGAACAGCCTCATCGACTATGTGCTGAAGTACGGCAACAAGAACACTGTGCTCGTCTTCCTCGGCGACCACCAGCCGCTCTCGCGGGTCAGCGGCAACAACGCCAGCCGGGACGTACCGGTCGCGATCGTCGCACACGACAAGGCGGTGCTGGACCGCATCTCCCACTGGGGCTGGGAGGACGGCCTGATGCCGGGCGCGAAGGCCCCGGTGTGGAAGATGAGCTCCTTCCGCGACCGCTTCCTGGACGCCTACGGTCCGAACCCCGGCGGCGCCACGGCCCCTTCCTCACCGTCGACCTCACCGAAAGCCTCGCCCGAAGCCGCACCGAAGGCTTCGGCGAAGCGATAG
- a CDS encoding DUF475 domain-containing protein, producing the protein MLLKTFGWSFAVTALGLVAAVFYGGWTGFGIVAILSILEISLSFDNAVVNAGILKKMNAFWQKIFLTIGVLIAVFGMRLVFPVVIVAISAKIGPIEAVRLALDDKDKYQQLVTDAHPSIAAFGGMFLLMIFLDFIFEEREIKWLGWLERPLAKLGKVDMLSVCIALIVLLVSAMTFATNAHQHGGIHTDKTETVLIAGVAGVITYLIVAGLSGYFENKLEEEEEREHEAEEEAKKSGKKVPAVVMAGKAAFFMFLYLEVLDASFSFDGVIGAFAITNDIVLMALGLGIGAMYVRSLTVYLVRQGTLDDYIYLEHGAHYAIGALAVILLVTIQYEIHEVITGLVGVVLIAWSFFSSVQRNRRLAAAEGKDTGPNEQAEVSSGV; encoded by the coding sequence GTGCTTCTGAAAACGTTCGGCTGGTCGTTCGCAGTCACCGCGCTCGGCCTGGTCGCGGCGGTGTTCTACGGGGGGTGGACCGGCTTCGGGATCGTGGCGATCCTGTCCATCCTCGAGATCTCGCTTTCCTTCGACAACGCCGTGGTCAACGCCGGGATCCTGAAGAAGATGAATGCCTTCTGGCAGAAGATCTTCCTCACCATCGGCGTCCTGATCGCGGTCTTCGGTATGCGCCTGGTCTTCCCGGTCGTGATCGTCGCCATCAGCGCCAAGATCGGTCCGATCGAAGCGGTACGGCTCGCGCTCGACGACAAGGACAAGTACCAGCAGTTGGTGACCGACGCCCACCCGTCGATCGCCGCCTTCGGTGGCATGTTCCTGTTGATGATCTTCCTCGACTTCATCTTCGAGGAGCGGGAGATCAAGTGGCTCGGCTGGCTGGAGCGTCCGCTCGCCAAGCTCGGCAAGGTCGACATGCTCTCCGTCTGCATCGCGCTCATCGTGCTGCTCGTCTCCGCGATGACCTTCGCCACCAACGCCCACCAGCACGGCGGCATCCATACGGACAAGACGGAGACCGTCCTGATCGCCGGCGTCGCGGGCGTGATCACCTACCTGATCGTCGCCGGCCTCTCCGGCTACTTCGAGAACAAGCTCGAGGAAGAGGAGGAGCGCGAGCACGAGGCCGAGGAAGAGGCCAAGAAGAGCGGCAAGAAGGTCCCGGCGGTCGTGATGGCCGGCAAGGCCGCGTTCTTCATGTTCCTCTACCTGGAGGTCCTGGACGCGTCCTTCTCCTTCGACGGCGTCATCGGCGCCTTCGCGATCACCAACGACATCGTCCTGATGGCGCTCGGCCTCGGCATCGGCGCGATGTACGTCCGCTCGCTCACGGTCTACCTGGTCCGCCAGGGCACCCTCGACGACTACATCTACCTGGAGCACGGCGCGCACTACGCGATCGGCGCCCTGGCCGTGATCCTGCTCGTCACCATCCAGTACGAGATCCACGAGGTCATCACGGGCCTCGTCGGCGTCGTCCTCATCGCCTGGTCCTTCTTCTCCTCGGTCCAGCGCAACCGCAGGCTGGCGGCGGCCGAGGGAAAGGACACGGGGCCCAACGAGCAGGCTGAGGTCTCCTCCGGCGTCTGA
- the nrfD gene encoding NrfD/PsrC family molybdoenzyme membrane anchor subunit — protein sequence MSESDVTRDGIRGARPGRDALVGKGMGNGERRRRRGGKGGKGRKGDQPMVPRAEFTSYYGRPVLNPPTWRPRDIAGYFFLGGLAGAGSVLAAGAELTGRPAMARALKVSSVAALTGSTAALIHDLGRPGRFANMLRVFKPTSPMSVGSWLLAAYGPVAGAAAASGVAGRLPRAGRAATVAAALLGPAVASYTAVLAADTAVPAWHDGYRELPFVFVGSAAAAAGGMALLVSPVAENAPARGVALLGTAVETAAVKAMERRLGVVAETYREGRAGRLMRAAEALSAAGALGGALLGRRSRTAAALSGAALLAASACTRFGVFHAGMRSAEDPKYTVLPQRERLDARRNRPQDG from the coding sequence ATGAGCGAGTCGGACGTCACCCGTGATGGCATCCGCGGCGCCCGGCCGGGCCGTGACGCGCTGGTCGGCAAGGGGATGGGCAACGGCGAGCGGCGCCGCCGCAGGGGCGGGAAGGGCGGGAAGGGCCGCAAGGGCGATCAGCCGATGGTCCCCCGGGCGGAGTTCACCTCCTACTACGGGCGGCCGGTGCTCAACCCGCCCACCTGGCGCCCTCGGGACATCGCGGGCTACTTCTTCCTCGGCGGGCTCGCGGGCGCCGGCTCGGTGCTCGCGGCGGGTGCCGAGCTGACCGGCCGTCCGGCCATGGCCCGCGCGCTCAAGGTGTCCTCGGTAGCCGCCCTCACCGGGTCCACCGCCGCGCTGATCCACGACCTCGGACGCCCCGGGCGGTTCGCGAATATGCTGCGGGTCTTCAAGCCCACCTCGCCGATGAGCGTCGGCTCATGGCTGCTGGCGGCCTACGGCCCGGTGGCCGGGGCGGCCGCCGCCTCGGGCGTGGCCGGGCGGCTGCCGCGCGCCGGACGGGCGGCCACGGTGGCGGCGGCGCTGCTGGGCCCGGCGGTCGCCTCGTACACGGCCGTGCTGGCCGCCGACACGGCCGTCCCCGCATGGCACGACGGCTACCGGGAACTGCCGTTCGTCTTCGTCGGCTCGGCGGCCGCGGCGGCGGGCGGTATGGCCCTGCTGGTCTCGCCGGTCGCCGAGAACGCCCCGGCGCGCGGGGTCGCGCTCCTCGGCACGGCGGTGGAGACCGCCGCCGTCAAGGCCATGGAGCGGCGGCTCGGTGTGGTCGCCGAAACCTACCGCGAGGGCCGGGCGGGCCGGCTGATGCGCGCCGCCGAGGCGCTTTCGGCGGCGGGCGCGCTCGGCGGCGCCCTCCTCGGCCGCCGCAGCCGCACAGCCGCGGCCCTCAGCGGCGCGGCCCTGCTGGCGGCCTCCGCCTGCACCCGTTTCGGGGTGTTCCACGCCGGGATGCGGTCGGCGGAGGATCCGAAGTACACGGTCCTGCCCCAGCGGGAACGGCTCGACGCGCGACGGAACCGCCCGCAGGACGGCTGA
- a CDS encoding 4Fe-4S dicluster domain-containing protein gives MTDTSRRSSLIGRNLLAGAEPDVAGDAGHDGHPPRVGFFTDTSVCIGCKACEVACKEWNAIPEDGLDFTGMSFDNTQGLDASSWRHVAFIEQSKPLGRAEAAVDHSDVDVLALAARGSGTPVEEAAITPTSPAPSPSADGQTGLRWLMASDVCKHCTHAACLDVCPTGALFRTEFGTVVVQDDICNGCGYCVPACPYGVIDVRPEDGGAHKCTLCYDRLGAGQEPACAKACPTDSIQFGPLDELRERAAARVEELHRVGVADARLYGDDPEDGVGGDGAFFLLLDEPEVYGLPPDPVVTTRDLPSMWRHAGAAALTLLGGVAAVFAAHGSVRGRRTGRRGR, from the coding sequence ATGACCGACACCTCCCGGCGCTCGTCACTGATCGGCCGCAATCTGCTGGCCGGAGCCGAACCGGACGTGGCCGGGGACGCCGGACACGACGGGCATCCGCCCCGGGTCGGCTTCTTCACCGACACCTCGGTGTGCATCGGCTGCAAGGCGTGCGAGGTGGCGTGCAAGGAGTGGAACGCCATCCCGGAGGACGGGCTGGACTTCACCGGCATGTCCTTCGACAACACCCAGGGCCTTGACGCCTCCAGCTGGCGCCATGTGGCCTTCATCGAGCAGAGCAAGCCGCTGGGCCGGGCCGAGGCGGCGGTCGACCACAGCGATGTCGATGTGCTGGCCCTCGCGGCGCGGGGCTCCGGGACCCCGGTCGAGGAGGCGGCGATCACCCCCACCTCCCCGGCGCCGTCCCCGTCCGCCGACGGGCAGACCGGGCTGCGGTGGCTGATGGCCTCGGACGTGTGCAAGCACTGCACCCACGCGGCGTGCCTGGACGTCTGTCCGACCGGTGCGCTGTTCCGCACCGAGTTCGGGACCGTGGTGGTCCAGGACGACATCTGCAACGGCTGCGGCTACTGCGTGCCCGCCTGCCCGTACGGGGTCATCGACGTACGGCCCGAGGACGGCGGGGCCCATAAGTGCACCCTGTGCTACGACCGGCTGGGCGCCGGCCAGGAACCCGCGTGCGCCAAGGCGTGCCCCACCGACTCCATCCAGTTCGGCCCCCTGGACGAGCTGCGCGAGCGCGCCGCCGCCCGGGTCGAGGAGCTGCACCGGGTGGGGGTGGCGGACGCCCGGCTGTACGGAGACGACCCGGAGGACGGCGTCGGCGGCGACGGTGCCTTCTTCCTGTTGCTGGACGAGCCGGAGGTGTACGGGCTGCCGCCGGACCCGGTCGTCACCACCCGGGATCTGCCCTCGATGTGGCGGCACGCCGGTGCCGCGGCACTGACCCTGCTCGGCGGCGTGGCCGCCGTGTTCGCGGCCCACGGCAGTGTGCGCGGGCGCCGTACCGGAAGGAGGGGCCGATGA
- the fdh gene encoding formate dehydrogenase, with the protein MGVRTWIREWPVYRQLTGSDPLGRGAAATSAATREQRPRTVTADKVVKSVCPYCAVGCAQNVYVKDGRVVQIEGDPDSPVSRGRLCPKGSASLQLTTGESRRHEVLYRRPYGTEWERLDLDTAMDMVAERVVRTRREGWQWEQDGVSVNRTLGIASLGGATLDNEENYLIKKLWTGLGVIQVENQARVCHSSSVAGLGTSFGRGGATTFLQDLQNSDCIVIEGSNFAEAHPVGFQWVMEAKARGAKVIHVDPRFSRTSALADLYVPIRAGTDIAFLGGIINHVLTGGHDFRDYVLEYTNASTIVGEEFEDTEDLAGIFSGLDPATGHYDISTWSYEGAQVQAPQGAPDELYEERTRKGASVSMAAYSESHGSGGAPIPPEVPTDRTLEHPRCVYQILKRHFSRYTPEMVEETCGIPQDTFLEVCRALVENSGPDRTSEFVYAVGWTQHTVGAQYIRTASILQLLLGNIGRPGGGIQALRGHASIQGSSDIPTLFNMLPGYIPMPHAHAHEDLDTFVEAIKTEKGFWGEMRSYVVSLLKAYYGDAAHADNDYCFGHLPRLTGSHSTYHTVMEMLNGVCKGFFLMGENPAVGSANTKMQRLGMANLDWLVVRDFSLIESATWWQDGPEIETGELRTEDIATEVFFFPAAAHTEKSGSFTNTNRMLQWHFAAKEPDGEARSDLWFMYHLGRLVKERLKDSTDPMDRAVHDLAWSYPTEGPLAEPSAEAVLAEINGRDARGAPLSAYTELKDDGSTSCGCWIYCGVYADGVNQAARRKPHTEQDWIAAEWAWAWPANRRILYNRASADPAGRPWSERKALVWWDADQERWTGHDIPDFIPDRAPSYRPPEDARGPDALSGVDPFIMQADGKGWLYAPAGLVDGPLPTHYEPQDSPVRNPLYPDQQRNPVREVISDEHNAFHPSGDEPGSEVFPYMITTYRLTEHFTAGGMSRWTPYLAELQPEFFCEVSPELAAERHLEHTGWATLVSARGVIEARVMVTERMSPIRAGGRTVHQIGLPYHWGPNGYTRGDAANELSAIILDPNVHIQEVKALSADIRPGRRPRGPELTALLEDYRRRAGITARTGTEVRG; encoded by the coding sequence ATGGGCGTACGTACATGGATCCGGGAATGGCCTGTCTACCGCCAGCTGACCGGAAGCGACCCGCTCGGCCGCGGCGCCGCCGCCACCTCGGCCGCCACCCGTGAGCAGCGCCCCCGCACCGTCACGGCCGACAAGGTGGTCAAGTCGGTGTGCCCCTACTGCGCGGTGGGGTGTGCCCAGAACGTCTATGTGAAGGACGGCCGGGTGGTGCAGATCGAGGGCGACCCCGACTCACCGGTCAGCCGCGGCCGGCTGTGCCCCAAGGGCTCGGCATCCCTCCAGCTCACCACCGGCGAGTCCCGGCGCCACGAGGTGCTCTACCGCCGCCCGTACGGCACCGAATGGGAGCGGCTGGACCTGGACACCGCGATGGACATGGTCGCCGAACGGGTGGTCCGCACCCGCCGCGAGGGCTGGCAGTGGGAGCAGGACGGGGTCAGCGTCAACCGCACCCTGGGGATCGCCAGCCTCGGCGGCGCCACCTTGGACAACGAAGAGAACTACCTCATCAAGAAGTTGTGGACGGGGCTCGGGGTGATCCAGGTGGAGAACCAGGCCCGGGTCTGCCACTCCTCCAGCGTCGCCGGGCTCGGCACCTCCTTCGGCCGTGGCGGCGCCACCACCTTTCTGCAGGATCTGCAGAACTCGGACTGCATCGTGATCGAGGGCTCCAACTTCGCCGAGGCCCATCCCGTGGGCTTCCAGTGGGTGATGGAGGCCAAGGCGCGCGGCGCGAAGGTCATCCATGTCGATCCGCGCTTCAGCCGCACCAGCGCGCTGGCCGATCTGTATGTGCCGATCCGGGCCGGCACCGACATCGCCTTCCTCGGCGGCATCATCAACCACGTGCTCACCGGCGGCCACGACTTCCGCGACTACGTCCTGGAGTACACCAACGCCTCGACCATCGTCGGCGAGGAGTTCGAGGACACCGAGGATCTGGCGGGGATCTTCTCCGGCCTCGACCCGGCGACCGGCCACTACGACATCTCCACCTGGAGCTACGAGGGCGCCCAGGTCCAGGCCCCGCAGGGGGCGCCCGACGAGCTGTACGAGGAGCGCACCCGCAAGGGCGCGTCTGTCTCGATGGCGGCCTACTCCGAGTCCCATGGCTCCGGCGGCGCGCCCATCCCCCCGGAGGTCCCCACGGACCGCACCCTGGAGCATCCGCGCTGCGTCTACCAGATCCTCAAGCGTCACTTCTCCCGCTACACACCCGAGATGGTCGAGGAGACCTGCGGGATTCCCCAGGACACGTTCCTGGAGGTGTGCCGCGCGCTGGTGGAGAACTCGGGTCCGGACCGCACCTCGGAGTTCGTGTACGCCGTCGGCTGGACCCAGCACACCGTGGGCGCCCAGTACATCCGCACCGCGAGCATCCTTCAGCTACTGCTCGGCAACATCGGCCGCCCCGGCGGTGGCATCCAGGCGCTGCGCGGCCACGCCAGCATCCAGGGCTCCAGCGACATCCCGACCCTGTTCAACATGCTCCCCGGTTACATCCCGATGCCGCATGCCCACGCGCACGAGGACCTGGACACCTTCGTCGAGGCCATAAAGACCGAGAAGGGGTTCTGGGGCGAGATGCGCTCCTATGTCGTCAGCCTGCTCAAGGCGTACTACGGCGACGCCGCACACGCCGACAACGACTACTGCTTCGGCCATCTGCCCCGGCTGACCGGCTCCCACAGCACCTACCACACCGTGATGGAGATGCTGAACGGAGTCTGCAAGGGCTTCTTCCTGATGGGTGAGAACCCCGCTGTGGGCTCGGCCAACACCAAGATGCAGCGGCTGGGCATGGCCAACCTGGACTGGCTGGTCGTCCGCGACTTCTCCCTCATCGAGTCCGCCACCTGGTGGCAGGACGGACCGGAGATCGAGACCGGCGAGCTGCGCACCGAGGACATCGCCACCGAGGTGTTCTTCTTCCCCGCCGCCGCCCACACCGAGAAGTCCGGCTCCTTCACCAACACCAACCGGATGCTGCAGTGGCATTTCGCGGCCAAGGAGCCGGACGGCGAGGCACGCAGCGATCTGTGGTTCATGTACCACCTGGGGCGGCTGGTCAAGGAGCGGCTGAAGGACTCCACCGACCCCATGGACCGGGCCGTCCACGATCTGGCCTGGTCCTATCCCACCGAGGGCCCGCTCGCCGAGCCCAGCGCCGAGGCGGTCCTGGCCGAGATCAACGGCCGTGACGCGCGGGGCGCGCCGCTCAGCGCGTACACCGAACTGAAGGACGACGGCTCCACCTCCTGCGGCTGCTGGATCTACTGCGGGGTGTACGCCGACGGCGTCAACCAGGCCGCCCGCCGCAAACCGCATACCGAGCAGGACTGGATCGCCGCCGAATGGGCCTGGGCCTGGCCCGCCAACCGCCGCATCCTCTACAACCGCGCCTCGGCCGATCCCGCCGGCCGGCCGTGGAGCGAGCGCAAGGCGCTGGTGTGGTGGGACGCGGACCAGGAGCGGTGGACCGGCCATGACATCCCGGACTTCATCCCCGACCGGGCGCCCTCCTACCGCCCGCCCGAGGACGCCCGGGGCCCGGACGCGCTCAGCGGAGTGGATCCGTTCATCATGCAGGCCGACGGCAAGGGATGGCTGTACGCCCCGGCCGGGCTGGTGGACGGGCCGCTGCCGACGCACTACGAGCCGCAGGACTCACCGGTGCGCAATCCCCTCTACCCGGACCAGCAGCGCAATCCGGTCCGGGAGGTGATCTCCGATGAGCACAATGCCTTCCATCCCAGCGGGGACGAGCCGGGCAGCGAGGTGTTCCCGTACATGATCACCACCTACCGGCTCACCGAGCACTTCACCGCGGGCGGGATGAGCCGCTGGACACCGTATCTGGCCGAGCTGCAGCCGGAGTTCTTCTGCGAGGTCTCTCCCGAGCTGGCCGCCGAGCGGCATCTGGAGCACACCGGCTGGGCGACGCTGGTCAGCGCGCGCGGAGTGATCGAGGCCCGGGTGATGGTCACCGAGCGGATGTCCCCGATCAGGGCCGGGGGCCGCACGGTGCATCAGATCGGGCTCCCGTACCACTGGGGCCCCAACGGCTACACGCGCGGGGACGCCGCCAATGAGCTGTCCGCGATCATCCTCGACCCGAATGTCCACATCCAGGAGGTGAAGGCGCTGAGCGCCGACATCCGTCCCGGCCGCCGCCCCCGCGGCCCGGAGCTGACGGCCCTGCTCGAAGACTATCGGCGGCGCGCCGGAATCACGGCGCGGACCGGAACGGAGGTGCGGGGATGA
- a CDS encoding DUF429 domain-containing protein, whose protein sequence is MGSRLEAFHTPPAPGCAGSPVVGVDACRTGWVAVALCEEGRFAGADTAGGLSELLGRFPDAAVVAVDMPLGMLTAGWREAEALAVAMVAPHRSRVFPVPPREVWEADDYDDANLRCRARTGQGLSRQTWGLAAKLREANACRDGGDHRLNEVHPEVSFAAVNRGRPVAWSKKSWNGQAVRRRLLEDQGIVLPDDLGPAGRVPPDDVLDAAVAAWSARRIALGAARSLPDPPQEADTGLRAAIWY, encoded by the coding sequence ATGGGTTCCCGTCTCGAGGCTTTTCACACCCCGCCCGCGCCCGGATGCGCCGGATCACCGGTCGTGGGGGTGGACGCCTGCCGTACCGGCTGGGTGGCCGTGGCCCTGTGCGAGGAGGGCCGCTTCGCCGGGGCGGATACCGCCGGCGGGCTGAGCGAACTGCTCGGCCGGTTTCCGGACGCCGCCGTGGTGGCGGTCGACATGCCGCTGGGGATGCTGACGGCCGGATGGCGCGAGGCGGAGGCCCTGGCCGTGGCGATGGTGGCCCCGCACCGCTCCCGGGTCTTCCCGGTGCCGCCGCGCGAGGTCTGGGAGGCGGACGACTACGACGACGCCAATCTGCGCTGCCGGGCCCGGACCGGTCAGGGGCTGAGCCGTCAGACCTGGGGGCTGGCCGCGAAGCTGCGCGAGGCCAACGCCTGCCGCGACGGGGGCGACCACCGGCTCAACGAGGTCCATCCCGAGGTCTCCTTCGCCGCCGTCAACAGGGGGCGGCCCGTGGCCTGGAGCAAGAAGAGCTGGAACGGCCAGGCCGTGCGCCGCCGGTTGCTGGAGGACCAGGGCATCGTCCTGCCCGACGACCTCGGACCGGCCGGCCGGGTGCCGCCCGACGACGTCCTGGACGCCGCGGTGGCGGCCTGGAGCGCGCGGCGGATCGCGCTCGGGGCCGCCCGGAGCCTTCCCGATCCGCCTCAGGAGGCGGACACCGGGCTGCGCGCCGCGATCTGGTACTGA